The Pirellulales bacterium region GATGTTTTTGCGCACGCAGCGCGCCGCGCTAAGGCCACAGACGTCCTGGTCATTTATTTGGCCGGACACGGCGTGGCGTTGCGACGCGGACAAGACCTATATTGTTATCTGACGCAAGAGGCTCGCTCGACCGATCCCACGGTTCTGGCCGATCCTGCGGTGCTCGAAGCTAGCGCGGTTACGAGCAATGAGCTCGTGGATTGGATTAATCATATCGCGACCCAGAAGCAGGTTATGCTACTCGATACCTGCGCGGCCGGAGCTGCGGCGACCGGATTGATGGATCATCGCGATTTGAGCGGCGACCATGTGCGTGCGCTGGATCGGCTCAAGGACCGCACTGGACTTCATGTATTGATGGGATGCACTGCCGACCGCGTGAGCTACGAGACCAACCGTTACGGTCAAGGAGTGCTCACCTATGCATTGCTTCAAGGATTGCAGGGGGGAGTGGAAGCCTTGCGCGAGGGCGAATACGTGGATGTGAATAAGTGGTTTGAATACGCCGTCGACCACGTACCGCATTTGGCAAGAAACATCGGCGGCGTTCAGACACCGCGAGTTATGGCACCCCTGGGAGGTGGCAGTTTCGACGTGGGTCGTCTTACGGCAAAAGATCGTGCCGCCATTCCGCTTGCACGTATCAAGCCGATGGTGCTGCGCCCGCTGTTGAGCAATGCCAAGGACGGAGACGATGACTTAAAGATTTTGCCACTTTTATGCAAACGCCTCAACGACGCGAGCTATGCGACCGGCCGCGCTGCAAACAGGGAGCCTCCTCTAGTGTACTTAGATGCCGAAGAATTGACGGGGGCGGTTCGGCCTGTCGGACAATACACGGTGGAAGGGGCGAAGGTCGTTGTGCAACTGTTGCTGAAGCAAGATGGAAAAACGCTCGGAAAGCTGAAAATTTCAGGGACGTCTGACGACATTCCGGGCCTTGCAACCAGAATTGCCGAACTCGTTACTGAGGCCGTTGCCGAATGAATAACTAGCAGTGTCGATATGCGCGAGCCCGCAATGCAGCCCGTCGTACATCGACATAACGGCTGCTTCGCAAGCCGGACATGGCAGCCAAGCGGGCGCCGGAATATTGAGATAGTCCTTCGGTGAGCGGCGGAGATCCTGGGTGAGTCCGCAAAAGTGGTCGCACACCGAGCAGCGTGCTCGGAACCTGCGTTACTCAGCAGGCGCGACGACGCTCACCTCGGCTTCGTCACCTCGCGACAGATAGAATAGATGCCACACCGCAGCGTGGCCGTGAAGCTGCTCAAGGTCCCTCACTAGGTAAGCCAACAACGAAAACAATCGACACGATCTAGCCAACGGATCGGATTCAACAAAGACAGTCTCTTAGTTGCAAATTATACTCTCGACATCTTCTGGCGAACTTTGCCGAAGCAGGAAGTGCCCGATACCAGCGAGTCCGAGCATAAAACCGGGCGACTCATATAGAGAGTAACTCCCACAGGGGATACGAGCACCGAACTCTAGATAATGCTCCTTTAGGACGCGAGGCACAAGATTCGCAACCCGCTCCGCCTGCTCCTGCCCAGCAGCGCAATAGCTGGCTATTTCTGCATTACCGCATAGGCCATGGCATAACGAAAAATTGAAGTCGCGAGCATTTAGCAACGTTAAAGTGGATTTAGCCGTAGTCTCGATTGCGGTTTTGCACTCCGCATCCCATCGATCGCCGCCAAGATGCCGCATCGCGTGATGACGCGCTATCGCTATACCTGGAGCACCATGGCACCACGCATTTGCACACGAAAACTGCCCTGAATCCGTGCTCTTAGACGACGACGTTCTGAAGTCCCGCCAATTTTGAAGGCGATTGTCGAAGGCGAAAGCTTCGTAATCCATGGCTCGCACCGCGTGCTCGGAAAAGACCCGCTCGCCCGTTGCCTCGAAGGCACATAAGAGAGCCGCCGCGACACCAGAGGCGCCGTGAGCAAAACCAGTTAGATTTCGGCCGACACCGCCCCGCGCCCGCCAGGAGCACCCATTTTCACAATGCTCTGCGGCATTGATCAAGAGCATGCCGCTTGAGTTTATCAACTCAACGGTTGATCTATCACCAACAAACTCTCCAATTAACGCCATAAATGGAATGATACCTGCCGTCCCTGAGATAACGTCCCACGATTCACATAATGGCGCCGTCCGCGCGATTTGGCCCCACAGAGATCTAACCCGTCCGAACACGAAATCAAGTTGACTCGCCAAAAATAACTGTGTCCATGCCATTGCTAAACCAAGCAAGCCGCAATAGAAGCTTGGCTCGCTTTTCATTTTTCCGCTCGATCGCAACGATTCTGCGTACTCCAGCGATTCGATGGCCGCTCGGCGAAATTGCCTATCGCCAGTCTTGCGCGCCAACACCGCAAGGAAATAGCCAATGCCCGAAGTTCCGGAATAAAAGTCACCGCCGACTGTCCCGATCGCCTTCTGCCACGGGGCAATAGTAGGAGAGTCTTTCGTACTGATCCAGGTCATCTTTCCATCATGACGAATAGCGTCACGAACTAGGCAGTGTCCAATCTCAGCCGCAGCGTCGAGCAACTCATCCTTAGATACTTTTAGACCCGGCTCAGATAACTTCACGGAGACATCTATATTCATACCGTGGAAACCCATCCAAATGTCCGACAAGATAGGGATGCGTAAGTGAAATACCGCTTGTGTGAAAATACCCAATTAGACTGCCTAATATAGCTTCAGAGCCGTATAGACCTTGAGACCACGAAAGCCAAATTCCCTCCGCCACATGCCGACATCGATTCGACCCGAAGCTTTCGCCTGCGCCAGGATCTTCTGCAAAAGACCATCCATCACTAATGCGGTGTGTAAAAAGCGGTACATCGGCGCGGAGACATGGACGCACGTCAGCCGCGACTCCCGCAATCGCGTCAAATGCATAGTCGATCAGCGTGCGATTTACATAGCACACCACGTTATCTGTACGATGGAATCCAGATCGCATGGGACAACATTTTATTCGCATAGGAATGCGACGTACTTCAGCAAGTGCCTTCAGTTGGTCGAATACACGGATCGTCGCGTCCGACCGAGTGTTGAAGTAAAATCTGGCTTGAGGATACCAATCGTAGCTCCACGAATCTTTACTCGCATAATACAGCACTTCAGCATCAGGATCTTTCCATTGACGCTGATGAATTGCGACTAGTTCTGAATTCTTGCCAGAATCTGCTCGTGAATACGCGACGACTGCATAACGTCCAGGTGAAAACCATTTACTTACCGGTGGTTTTTCCGCCAAAACAAATCCGGACCCTAGTATTTCTTTTGCTGTCCAGCCCGATTCAGTTGCCACAGCGGTCACATGACCTGCTGTTACCGGCGCATCGGTGACATGATTGCCACCCCGTGTGCTGTGAAGCGTGTAATTGCCACAATAGAGTGTTTCATAGATTAGCGACGAGAGTGTGTCAACGACATGGCCGCCGGTCATATCGCCTGGAAGGTCTCGATGCGATTCTTCTCCTTTGGGGCCACGCACGATGAGGTGCGCATCCGCAAAAGTGATCGCCTCTGCTATGAATCGAAGTTGATCACTGTACTCCATAGTTATTCAACCTCTGGACAATGATAGTCCATTTGTCTCAGCCTCAGTAATTAGTGCACATGCTAGTGAAGCGTATAGGGAGACCGACGGATCGATATCTTCGGTTATTGTCGTAGCCTCGATTGTCCATTGGAGCATCCTCGCGCCAGTATATTTTGCAAGGTCGGATTCACAGTTCTCGACCACTTCGAAAGGCAATGTGCCGCATGATGCATAGGCGCCAAGGAACGCGTTAATATTCGATGCAGCAGAACATTGATGCAGTGCCTCTCGGAATGCTGCCAGGCAGGAAAGCCCTAAGCGCGATGGCGATGAAAAGACGGCCGCTCTGGCGATGCTTTCGGCGACGCAGGCGAGATCCCAGAGTGGGTCTCCGATACATGCCGTTTCCCAATCGAGAATCGCTACTCGTAGGTCTTGGGCATGTTTATCTGGAAGCTGGAGAACGTTTTCAGTTTTTAAGTCTCCATGAATCGAGCAGATTGGCAGTCTGGACTGCTGTAAATGCGAGAAGCGCGAGACCACATCGGAATGGCTGGCTATGAAATCTAAGATTCCGGCAACAGATGAGTTGCGGGGAGTGAGCGCATCCCCGCCAGCGCCTACGTGTCGCAAGATCCAGGGCATTCGGACAGGCAATATATTCGGCGAGTCCGCAAATGGCTCGCGATAGTTCGCCACCGAGTGCCACACGCTGAGATGCCTAGCGAGCTTGGAGAGAGCTGGAATCTGCGATGCCGTCGGAGAAAAAGAAAGAAATCGCTCCGAATGCTCAAGAAATTCTATCCCGAGTACACAATTCGGCGAATCCCGGAATAGAAGCCGTGGAAAAAATGGCTTCTGGTCATCCAGATTGTTAGGACGCTCTGAAAAGGCATAGCACCATGACTCTGTCAAAAATGCAGATTGAGGTTTCCCGTCCGGAGCCAACGGCCACTGCTTAAGGATAAACGACTTAGCGTTGCCAAGAATCACGCGAACGACTGTATTTCGCCCTTCATAAATATGACAGTCGACGCCCTGATCAAATACGTCCGATGTCGTCACGATTCCCTGGTGAACGAGGTATGGCACCACAGTTGAATGTGAGAGAGCGACATATCCCGACATGCTCGCCTAGCCGCCTACTGCAAGCCAATATTGAATGCATGCCGAGAGTGCGACAGCCTGTCAATGCGAATCGCGGCCGGGCAAAACGACGTTGCAAACATTTGTTGCCTTAACTGAGCATCACTACCTCAACGGACCGCAGTTTAGTGATGGGCAAACCACAGAGGGATACAAAAATGGCATTGCCGTCCATGGGTGACGCCTTTGATGACTGCACTCGCCATCATCCGACGGTGGGCAATTTTGACTTTCTGGCGGAGGGCATGCAAAGGTAGACGGCGCACACCCGCCCTGCTCGGACGGAATGCAATTAATATTTTGTGACGGAATCGGACAACCGTCAAGTGTGTGGACCGGGCAGTCCAGAGAGTGGCAGTCACTAGTGGGAAAAGAAAAATTTTTGGCTAGTGCGTTTGAATATACGCTAATTTTGTAAGCGGTCTCTTTTATCCAAAAGTACGTGCCCGCTAGTGGCGCCTGCGATTGATGAAGTGTTACAGTGTGAGTAATGTCATTAGTAAAGACATCAATAAATGTTCTAAACGATGGATCCAGGAGAATGCGAGTCGTATCCTGGT contains the following coding sequences:
- a CDS encoding phosphotransferase; protein product: MTTSDVFDQGVDCHIYEGRNTVVRVILGNAKSFILKQWPLAPDGKPQSAFLTESWCYAFSERPNNLDDQKPFFPRLLFRDSPNCVLGIEFLEHSERFLSFSPTASQIPALSKLARHLSVWHSVANYREPFADSPNILPVRMPWILRHVGAGGDALTPRNSSVAGILDFIASHSDVVSRFSHLQQSRLPICSIHGDLKTENVLQLPDKHAQDLRVAILDWETACIGDPLWDLACVAESIARAAVFSSPSRLGLSCLAAFREALHQCSAASNINAFLGAYASCGTLPFEVVENCESDLAKYTGARMLQWTIEATTITEDIDPSVSLYASLACALITEAETNGLSLSRG
- a CDS encoding lanthionine synthetase LanC family protein: MKLSEPGLKVSKDELLDAAAEIGHCLVRDAIRHDGKMTWISTKDSPTIAPWQKAIGTVGGDFYSGTSGIGYFLAVLARKTGDRQFRRAAIESLEYAESLRSSGKMKSEPSFYCGLLGLAMAWTQLFLASQLDFVFGRVRSLWGQIARTAPLCESWDVISGTAGIIPFMALIGEFVGDRSTVELINSSGMLLINAAEHCENGCSWRARGGVGRNLTGFAHGASGVAAALLCAFEATGERVFSEHAVRAMDYEAFAFDNRLQNWRDFRTSSSKSTDSGQFSCANAWCHGAPGIAIARHHAMRHLGGDRWDAECKTAIETTAKSTLTLLNARDFNFSLCHGLCGNAEIASYCAAGQEQAERVANLVPRVLKEHYLEFGARIPCGSYSLYESPGFMLGLAGIGHFLLRQSSPEDVESIICN
- a CDS encoding T3SS effector HopA1 family protein is translated as MEYSDQLRFIAEAITFADAHLIVRGPKGEESHRDLPGDMTGGHVVDTLSSLIYETLYCGNYTLHSTRGGNHVTDAPVTAGHVTAVATESGWTAKEILGSGFVLAEKPPVSKWFSPGRYAVVAYSRADSGKNSELVAIHQRQWKDPDAEVLYYASKDSWSYDWYPQARFYFNTRSDATIRVFDQLKALAEVRRIPMRIKCCPMRSGFHRTDNVVCYVNRTLIDYAFDAIAGVAADVRPCLRADVPLFTHRISDGWSFAEDPGAGESFGSNRCRHVAEGIWLSWSQGLYGSEAILGSLIGYFHTSGISLTHPYLVGHLDGFPRYEYRCLREVI